The following coding sequences lie in one Oncorhynchus nerka isolate Pitt River linkage group LG14, Oner_Uvic_2.0, whole genome shotgun sequence genomic window:
- the LOC115141933 gene encoding vascular endothelial zinc finger 1-like isoform X4, with product MEADNQMDSSNKKSESNCHSLLNSFKNEKFCFTVILILETGVVLLTRQSVSTLWSSQKQQANEALHHQHQVAQNSLLPLLQSGGPEPVDQKPVMPILLDQKPPVSVAELLKDNVASGTGGGGGGGGSGGGPVVVVKKEPKSKTPFICGYCNKAFRDSYHLRRHESCHTGVKMVSRPKKTQTAPTMVPMISTVPQRENSGGQPSYISTIAGILTTATTSASTGSSIMSPTMVPQQQHQQHHHHQQQSQPKKPAKPVKKNHGCEMCGKAFRDVYHLNRHKLSHSDEKPFECPICQQRFKRKDRMTYHVRSHDGGVHKPYICSVCGKGFSRPDHLSCHVKHVHSSERPFKCQVTACTSAFATKDRLRSHMIRHEGKVTCNICGKMLSAAYITSHLKTHGQASFNNPCNKGLSDWQWNHHSGLRKGELTVGEILNNSFQVLMDISRFQDSNNVHNSGSVTPVTNSAAITSAMNRGNASNPVTIAAQMNITTSTVNITSPINLQHPVTITGPMNIAHPVAITSGMPMNITGPLNIAMRPMDSMPFLSQVLPSSPPW from the exons ATGGAAGCTGACAACCAAATGGACTCTTCAAATAAGAAAAGTGAATCAAATTGTCATTCTCTGCTCAATTCTTTTAAAAATGAGAAGTTCTGTTTTACTGTCATCCTTATCTTGGAAACAGGGGTAGTTCTGCTGACAAGGCAGTCCGTTTCAACTCTCTGGAGCAGTCAGAAACag CAGGCCAATGAAGCCCTGCATCACCAGCACCAGGTGGCCCAGAACAGCTTGctgcctctcctccagtcaggagGACCAGAACCTGTGGACCAGAAGCCTGTGATGCCCATCCTCTTGGACCAGAAGCCCCCAGTCAGCGTCGCAGAGCTCCTCAAGGACAATGTGGCCAGTGGAACAGGGGGAGGCGGCGGAGGAGGAGGCAGCGGCGGTGGTCCCGTTGTAGTGGTGAAGAAAGAGCCCAAGTCCAAAACGCCTTTCATCTGCGGCTACTGCAACAAGGCCTTCCGGGACAGCTACCATCTCAGACGGCACGAGTCCTGCCATACGGGCGTCAAGATGGTGTCTCGTCCCAAGAAGACACAGACGGCACCCACCATGGTGCCCATGATCTCCACAGTGCCACAGCGCGAGAACAGCGGCGGGCAGCCCTCTTACATCTCCACCATCGCTGGCATCCTCACCACGGCCACAACCTCAGCCTCCACGGGCTCCAGCATCATGTCTCCCACCATGGTGCcccagcagcagcaccagcagcaccaTCATCATCAGCAGCAGAGCCAGCCCAAGAAGCCTGCCAAGCCAGTGAAGAAGAACCACGGCTGTGAGATGTGTGGCAAGGCCTTCCGTGACGTCTACCACCTGAACCGTCACAAGCTGTCCCACTCAGACGAGAAGCCCTTTGAGTGCCCCATCTGCCAGCAGCGCTTCAAGAGAAAGGACCGCATGACCTACCACGTGCGCTCACACGACGGGGGCGTTCACAAACCTTACATCTGCTCTGTCTGTGGGAAGGGCTTCTCCAG GCCTGACCATCTAAGCTGTCATGTGAAGCATGTTCATTCCTCAGAGAGACCCTTCAAATGCCAAGTAACG gccTGCACCTCTGCTTTCGCCACCAAAGACCGCCTGCGCTCCCACATGATCCGACACGAGGGCAAGGTGACCTGCAACATCTGTGGCAAGATGCTGAGCGCTGCCTACATTACTAGCCACCTCAAGACCCACGGCCAGGCCAGCTTCAACAACCCCTGTAATAAAG GGCTAAGTGACTGGCAGTGGAACCACCACTCAGGGCTACGAAAAG GTGAGTTGACGGTAGGAGAGATCTTAAATAACTCGTTCCAAGTCCTTATGGACATCTCTCGTTTTCAAG ACTCTAACAACGTGCACAACTCCGGCTCAGTGACGCCCGTCACCAactctgccgccatcacctcggCGATGAACCGTGGCAACGCCAGCAACCCGGTAACCATCGCCGCCCAGATGAACATCACCACCAGCACGGTCAACATCACCTCTCCAATCAACCTGCAGCACCCAGTGACCATCACTGGGCCCATGAATATAGCCCACCCTGTGGCCATCACCTCTGGGATGCCCATGAATATAACCGGGCCGCTTAACATCGCCATGCGGCCCATGGATAGCATGCCTTTTCTCTCCCAGGTCctgccttcctcccctccctggtAG
- the LOC115141933 gene encoding vascular endothelial zinc finger 1-like isoform X5: MEADNQMDSSNKKSESNCHSLLNSFKNEKFCFTVILILETGVVLLTRQSVSTLWSSQKQQANEALHHQHQVAQNSLLPLLQSGGPEPVDQKPVMPILLDQKPPVSVAELLKDNVASGTGGGGGGGGSGGGPVVVVKKEPKSKTPFICGYCNKAFRDSYHLRRHESCHTGVKMVSRPKKTQTAPTMVPMISTVPQRENSGGQPSYISTIAGILTTATTSASTGSSIMSPTMVPQQQHQQHHHHQQQSQPKKPAKPVKKNHGCEMCGKAFRDVYHLNRHKLSHSDEKPFECPICQQRFKRKDRMTYHVRSHDGGVHKPYICSVCGKGFSRDIGRGQGECCRGQTAPEEMGLQCNSCSSQGQWPDHLSCHVKHVHSSERPFKCQVTACTSAFATKDRLRSHMIRHEGKVTCNICGKMLSAAYITSHLKTHGQASFNNPCNKDSNNVHNSGSVTPVTNSAAITSAMNRGNASNPVTIAAQMNITTSTVNITSPINLQHPVTITGPMNIAHPVAITSGMPMNITGPLNIAMRPMDSMPFLSQVLPSSPPW, translated from the exons ATGGAAGCTGACAACCAAATGGACTCTTCAAATAAGAAAAGTGAATCAAATTGTCATTCTCTGCTCAATTCTTTTAAAAATGAGAAGTTCTGTTTTACTGTCATCCTTATCTTGGAAACAGGGGTAGTTCTGCTGACAAGGCAGTCCGTTTCAACTCTCTGGAGCAGTCAGAAACag CAGGCCAATGAAGCCCTGCATCACCAGCACCAGGTGGCCCAGAACAGCTTGctgcctctcctccagtcaggagGACCAGAACCTGTGGACCAGAAGCCTGTGATGCCCATCCTCTTGGACCAGAAGCCCCCAGTCAGCGTCGCAGAGCTCCTCAAGGACAATGTGGCCAGTGGAACAGGGGGAGGCGGCGGAGGAGGAGGCAGCGGCGGTGGTCCCGTTGTAGTGGTGAAGAAAGAGCCCAAGTCCAAAACGCCTTTCATCTGCGGCTACTGCAACAAGGCCTTCCGGGACAGCTACCATCTCAGACGGCACGAGTCCTGCCATACGGGCGTCAAGATGGTGTCTCGTCCCAAGAAGACACAGACGGCACCCACCATGGTGCCCATGATCTCCACAGTGCCACAGCGCGAGAACAGCGGCGGGCAGCCCTCTTACATCTCCACCATCGCTGGCATCCTCACCACGGCCACAACCTCAGCCTCCACGGGCTCCAGCATCATGTCTCCCACCATGGTGCcccagcagcagcaccagcagcaccaTCATCATCAGCAGCAGAGCCAGCCCAAGAAGCCTGCCAAGCCAGTGAAGAAGAACCACGGCTGTGAGATGTGTGGCAAGGCCTTCCGTGACGTCTACCACCTGAACCGTCACAAGCTGTCCCACTCAGACGAGAAGCCCTTTGAGTGCCCCATCTGCCAGCAGCGCTTCAAGAGAAAGGACCGCATGACCTACCACGTGCGCTCACACGACGGGGGCGTTCACAAACCTTACATCTGCTCTGTCTGTGGGAAGGGCTTCTCCAG GGATATCGGCAGGGGACAGGGAGAATGCTGCAGGGGCCAGACGGCACCAGAAGAGATGGGTCTCCAGTGTAACTCCTGCAGCTCCCAAGGCCAATG GCCTGACCATCTAAGCTGTCATGTGAAGCATGTTCATTCCTCAGAGAGACCCTTCAAATGCCAAGTAACG gccTGCACCTCTGCTTTCGCCACCAAAGACCGCCTGCGCTCCCACATGATCCGACACGAGGGCAAGGTGACCTGCAACATCTGTGGCAAGATGCTGAGCGCTGCCTACATTACTAGCCACCTCAAGACCCACGGCCAGGCCAGCTTCAACAACCCCTGTAATAAAG ACTCTAACAACGTGCACAACTCCGGCTCAGTGACGCCCGTCACCAactctgccgccatcacctcggCGATGAACCGTGGCAACGCCAGCAACCCGGTAACCATCGCCGCCCAGATGAACATCACCACCAGCACGGTCAACATCACCTCTCCAATCAACCTGCAGCACCCAGTGACCATCACTGGGCCCATGAATATAGCCCACCCTGTGGCCATCACCTCTGGGATGCCCATGAATATAACCGGGCCGCTTAACATCGCCATGCGGCCCATGGATAGCATGCCTTTTCTCTCCCAGGTCctgccttcctcccctccctggtAG
- the LOC115141933 gene encoding vascular endothelial zinc finger 1-like isoform X10, whose translation MEADNQMDSSNKKSESNCHSLLNSFKNEKFCFTVILILETGVVLLTRQSVSTLWSSQKQQANEALHHQHQVAQNSLLPLLQSGGPEPVDQKPVMPILLDQKPPVSVAELLKDNVASGTGGGGGGGGSGGGPVVVVKKEPKSKTPFICGYCNKAFRDSYHLRRHESCHTGVKMVSRPKKTQTAPTMVPMISTVPQRENSGGQPSYISTIAGILTTATTSASTGSSIMSPTMVPQQQHQQHHHHQQQSQPKKPAKPVKKNHGCEMCGKAFRDVYHLNRHKLSHSDEKPFECPICQQRFKRKDRMTYHVRSHDGGVHKPYICSVCGKGFSRPDHLSCHVKHVHSSERPFKCQVTACTSAFATKDRLRSHMIRHEGKVTCNICGKMLSAAYITSHLKTHGQASFNNPCNKDSNNVHNSGSVTPVTNSAAITSAMNRGNASNPVTIAAQMNITTSTVNITSPINLQHPVTITGPMNIAHPVAITSGMPMNITGPLNIAMRPMDSMPFLSQVLPSSPPW comes from the exons ATGGAAGCTGACAACCAAATGGACTCTTCAAATAAGAAAAGTGAATCAAATTGTCATTCTCTGCTCAATTCTTTTAAAAATGAGAAGTTCTGTTTTACTGTCATCCTTATCTTGGAAACAGGGGTAGTTCTGCTGACAAGGCAGTCCGTTTCAACTCTCTGGAGCAGTCAGAAACag CAGGCCAATGAAGCCCTGCATCACCAGCACCAGGTGGCCCAGAACAGCTTGctgcctctcctccagtcaggagGACCAGAACCTGTGGACCAGAAGCCTGTGATGCCCATCCTCTTGGACCAGAAGCCCCCAGTCAGCGTCGCAGAGCTCCTCAAGGACAATGTGGCCAGTGGAACAGGGGGAGGCGGCGGAGGAGGAGGCAGCGGCGGTGGTCCCGTTGTAGTGGTGAAGAAAGAGCCCAAGTCCAAAACGCCTTTCATCTGCGGCTACTGCAACAAGGCCTTCCGGGACAGCTACCATCTCAGACGGCACGAGTCCTGCCATACGGGCGTCAAGATGGTGTCTCGTCCCAAGAAGACACAGACGGCACCCACCATGGTGCCCATGATCTCCACAGTGCCACAGCGCGAGAACAGCGGCGGGCAGCCCTCTTACATCTCCACCATCGCTGGCATCCTCACCACGGCCACAACCTCAGCCTCCACGGGCTCCAGCATCATGTCTCCCACCATGGTGCcccagcagcagcaccagcagcaccaTCATCATCAGCAGCAGAGCCAGCCCAAGAAGCCTGCCAAGCCAGTGAAGAAGAACCACGGCTGTGAGATGTGTGGCAAGGCCTTCCGTGACGTCTACCACCTGAACCGTCACAAGCTGTCCCACTCAGACGAGAAGCCCTTTGAGTGCCCCATCTGCCAGCAGCGCTTCAAGAGAAAGGACCGCATGACCTACCACGTGCGCTCACACGACGGGGGCGTTCACAAACCTTACATCTGCTCTGTCTGTGGGAAGGGCTTCTCCAG GCCTGACCATCTAAGCTGTCATGTGAAGCATGTTCATTCCTCAGAGAGACCCTTCAAATGCCAAGTAACG gccTGCACCTCTGCTTTCGCCACCAAAGACCGCCTGCGCTCCCACATGATCCGACACGAGGGCAAGGTGACCTGCAACATCTGTGGCAAGATGCTGAGCGCTGCCTACATTACTAGCCACCTCAAGACCCACGGCCAGGCCAGCTTCAACAACCCCTGTAATAAAG ACTCTAACAACGTGCACAACTCCGGCTCAGTGACGCCCGTCACCAactctgccgccatcacctcggCGATGAACCGTGGCAACGCCAGCAACCCGGTAACCATCGCCGCCCAGATGAACATCACCACCAGCACGGTCAACATCACCTCTCCAATCAACCTGCAGCACCCAGTGACCATCACTGGGCCCATGAATATAGCCCACCCTGTGGCCATCACCTCTGGGATGCCCATGAATATAACCGGGCCGCTTAACATCGCCATGCGGCCCATGGATAGCATGCCTTTTCTCTCCCAGGTCctgccttcctcccctccctggtAG
- the LOC115141933 gene encoding vascular endothelial zinc finger 1-like isoform X2, producing the protein MEADNQMDSSNKKSESNCHSLLNSFKNEKFCFTVILILETGVVLLTRQSVSTLWSSQKQQANEALHHQHQVAQNSLLPLLQSGGPEPVDQKPVMPILLDQKPPVSVAELLKDNVASGTGGGGGGGGSGGGPVVVVKKEPKSKTPFICGYCNKAFRDSYHLRRHESCHTGVKMVSRPKKTQTAPTMVPMISTVPQRENSGGQPSYISTIAGILTTATTSASTGSSIMSPTMVPQQQHQQHHHHQQQSQPKKPAKPVKKNHGCEMCGKAFRDVYHLNRHKLSHSDEKPFECPICQQRFKRKDRMTYHVRSHDGGVHKPYICSVCGKGFSRDIGRGQGECCRGQTAPEEMGLQCNSCSSQGQWPDHLSCHVKHVHSSERPFKCQVTACTSAFATKDRLRSHMIRHEGKVTCNICGKMLSAAYITSHLKTHGQASFNNPCNKGLSDWQWNHHSGLRKDSNNVHNSGSVTPVTNSAAITSAMNRGNASNPVTIAAQMNITTSTVNITSPINLQHPVTITGPMNIAHPVAITSGMPMNITGPLNIAMRPMDSMPFLSQVLPSSPPW; encoded by the exons ATGGAAGCTGACAACCAAATGGACTCTTCAAATAAGAAAAGTGAATCAAATTGTCATTCTCTGCTCAATTCTTTTAAAAATGAGAAGTTCTGTTTTACTGTCATCCTTATCTTGGAAACAGGGGTAGTTCTGCTGACAAGGCAGTCCGTTTCAACTCTCTGGAGCAGTCAGAAACag CAGGCCAATGAAGCCCTGCATCACCAGCACCAGGTGGCCCAGAACAGCTTGctgcctctcctccagtcaggagGACCAGAACCTGTGGACCAGAAGCCTGTGATGCCCATCCTCTTGGACCAGAAGCCCCCAGTCAGCGTCGCAGAGCTCCTCAAGGACAATGTGGCCAGTGGAACAGGGGGAGGCGGCGGAGGAGGAGGCAGCGGCGGTGGTCCCGTTGTAGTGGTGAAGAAAGAGCCCAAGTCCAAAACGCCTTTCATCTGCGGCTACTGCAACAAGGCCTTCCGGGACAGCTACCATCTCAGACGGCACGAGTCCTGCCATACGGGCGTCAAGATGGTGTCTCGTCCCAAGAAGACACAGACGGCACCCACCATGGTGCCCATGATCTCCACAGTGCCACAGCGCGAGAACAGCGGCGGGCAGCCCTCTTACATCTCCACCATCGCTGGCATCCTCACCACGGCCACAACCTCAGCCTCCACGGGCTCCAGCATCATGTCTCCCACCATGGTGCcccagcagcagcaccagcagcaccaTCATCATCAGCAGCAGAGCCAGCCCAAGAAGCCTGCCAAGCCAGTGAAGAAGAACCACGGCTGTGAGATGTGTGGCAAGGCCTTCCGTGACGTCTACCACCTGAACCGTCACAAGCTGTCCCACTCAGACGAGAAGCCCTTTGAGTGCCCCATCTGCCAGCAGCGCTTCAAGAGAAAGGACCGCATGACCTACCACGTGCGCTCACACGACGGGGGCGTTCACAAACCTTACATCTGCTCTGTCTGTGGGAAGGGCTTCTCCAG GGATATCGGCAGGGGACAGGGAGAATGCTGCAGGGGCCAGACGGCACCAGAAGAGATGGGTCTCCAGTGTAACTCCTGCAGCTCCCAAGGCCAATG GCCTGACCATCTAAGCTGTCATGTGAAGCATGTTCATTCCTCAGAGAGACCCTTCAAATGCCAAGTAACG gccTGCACCTCTGCTTTCGCCACCAAAGACCGCCTGCGCTCCCACATGATCCGACACGAGGGCAAGGTGACCTGCAACATCTGTGGCAAGATGCTGAGCGCTGCCTACATTACTAGCCACCTCAAGACCCACGGCCAGGCCAGCTTCAACAACCCCTGTAATAAAG GGCTAAGTGACTGGCAGTGGAACCACCACTCAGGGCTACGAAAAG ACTCTAACAACGTGCACAACTCCGGCTCAGTGACGCCCGTCACCAactctgccgccatcacctcggCGATGAACCGTGGCAACGCCAGCAACCCGGTAACCATCGCCGCCCAGATGAACATCACCACCAGCACGGTCAACATCACCTCTCCAATCAACCTGCAGCACCCAGTGACCATCACTGGGCCCATGAATATAGCCCACCCTGTGGCCATCACCTCTGGGATGCCCATGAATATAACCGGGCCGCTTAACATCGCCATGCGGCCCATGGATAGCATGCCTTTTCTCTCCCAGGTCctgccttcctcccctccctggtAG